A genome region from Neptunomonas japonica JAMM 1380 includes the following:
- the mnmE gene encoding tRNA uridine-5-carboxymethylaminomethyl(34) synthesis GTPase MnmE — translation MSLISQETIAAQATAPGRGGVGIIRVSGPKAAAIAEQVLGYLPKPRYAHYGAFKDAQGSELDEGIALYFPGPNSFTGEDILELQGHGGPVVMDFLLQRVQSLGARLARPGEFSERAFLNDKLDLAQAEAIADLIDSSSQQAARCALRSLQGEFSRRIDTLVESLIQLRIYVEAAIDFPEEEIDFLADGKVLSDLHGIIANLAAVLSEAKQGSLIREGMSVVIAGRPNAGKSSLLNALAGRETAIVTDIAGTTRDVLREHIHIDGMPLHIIDTAGLRDAPDEVERIGISRAWEEIHKADRVLLMVDSTKTHADDPQQIWPEFVDQLQDQSKITVIRNKSDLSGEGFGLQEVHGHTLINLSAKAGEGIETLREHLKTCMGYQATTEGGFLARRRHLEALNSASQLLETGRDQLIHNGAGELLAEDLRQAQQALGEITGQFSNDDLLGRIFSSFCIGK, via the coding sequence ATGAGCCTGATATCTCAAGAAACGATTGCTGCACAAGCCACTGCTCCCGGGCGTGGAGGTGTGGGAATTATACGTGTATCAGGCCCAAAAGCTGCTGCAATTGCAGAGCAGGTTCTTGGCTATTTACCCAAACCCCGTTATGCACATTACGGGGCATTTAAAGATGCACAAGGGAGCGAGCTGGACGAAGGTATAGCCCTTTATTTTCCTGGCCCTAATTCGTTTACCGGTGAAGATATTTTAGAGCTACAAGGCCATGGCGGCCCAGTGGTGATGGATTTTCTACTACAGCGAGTACAATCACTGGGGGCCCGACTCGCCAGACCCGGTGAATTCTCTGAACGTGCTTTTTTAAATGACAAACTTGATTTAGCACAAGCAGAGGCTATCGCAGACCTTATCGATAGCTCATCGCAACAAGCAGCACGCTGTGCTTTACGCTCCTTACAAGGAGAGTTCTCTCGACGAATCGACACACTAGTAGAATCACTTATACAGCTACGTATCTATGTTGAAGCGGCCATCGATTTTCCCGAAGAAGAGATCGATTTTCTAGCAGACGGAAAGGTACTCTCTGACTTACATGGCATTATTGCCAACCTCGCCGCTGTATTAAGCGAAGCGAAGCAGGGAAGTTTGATTCGTGAAGGTATGAGTGTTGTGATTGCAGGACGCCCCAATGCGGGTAAGTCCAGCCTGTTAAACGCATTAGCAGGAAGGGAAACAGCTATTGTAACCGATATTGCTGGAACGACGCGTGACGTATTACGTGAACATATCCACATTGATGGCATGCCACTTCATATTATTGATACTGCCGGCTTACGTGACGCCCCCGATGAAGTAGAACGCATCGGCATTAGCCGCGCTTGGGAAGAGATTCACAAAGCTGACAGAGTGCTATTGATGGTCGATAGTACAAAGACACATGCTGATGACCCCCAACAAATTTGGCCTGAGTTTGTCGATCAGCTACAAGATCAAAGTAAAATTACAGTTATCCGAAATAAATCTGATCTGAGCGGCGAAGGATTCGGTCTACAAGAGGTGCATGGTCATACGCTAATCAATCTATCAGCTAAAGCTGGAGAGGGCATAGAGACGCTACGTGAGCACCTTAAGACCTGTATGGGCTACCAAGCCACAACTGAAGGTGGTTTTTTAGCTCGTCGTCGTCACCTTGAAGCACTCAACAGCGCTTCACAATTGTTAGAAACCGGTCGAGATCAACTTATCCACAACGGTGCAGGCGAACTACTTGCCGAAGATCTAAGGCAAGCTCAGCAAGCCTTAGGCGAGA